The Acidovorax sp. RAC01 genomic sequence CGCCGCCCTCGTTCTTGTCGGCCTCCATCTGCTGGACCAGCCGGTTGTATTCAGTCATGGGCAGCATGTCGCCATAGATGTCCACGATCTGGCGGCGGCCCAAGGATTGCAGCCCAAGGCCTAGGTAGTCCGTGGCCTTGAAACCAGCCCGCTGCTTGATGTTGCTGACGGTGATGGACTTCAGCGAGTCGCCTACCGCCTTGGCAGCCGCCGTCGTGCGGCTGAAATTGATGCGGGTGTCGTCGGGGTCTTGGCCTTGACCCGGGCTGCCTTCCGGGTAGACAATCCGCACATCCCCGGTATCGCTTCGGGCGTAGGACGGCACGATTCGGTCTTTGATCGCTTCAAAATCCGTCGTACCGGGGTACTTTCTCATGCTGGTCATAGCCAGCGTCTTGCGCCCAGAGCGCACCTCCTCCAAATACAAGACCGTTCCATCTGGCATCCGTTTCAGGCTGCCTACGATGTCTTGCCCGCGCGGAGTCTTTGCGCCCAGTATCAGCGCGTCAGCAGATGCGATGATCTTCGGCACGGCGGCAATGTCCGCCTCACCCAGTGGTAACTGACCCTGCTTCGCCTCTACTGCAGCATCGCCATGTCGTTTCAGCGCGTGACGAACCGCAAACATGTCGGCAGCGTGCGTGAACCCACCATCCACCGGCACGCCTTCGCGCTGCAGCAACTCAAGCTGCTGCGGAGAAACCTGGCCCAGCACCACCGTCTTGTTTGCATTGCCCGGTGCCTGCGCCTCGGCTGCAAGTTCGCGCAACGCAGCTTCTGTGCCGGAAGCACCACGGCTGAACGCCATCATCGCCCGCTCCAGCGACTGCTGCGGCGTCTCGCTCGAACGGGTCACAAAGCCCCGGGCCGGCAGGATGTAGCTGCGGATGATCTCGGCATCCGTCAGCGCCAGGTTCTTGAACCCGGGCACGTTCGCGCGCAGCCAGGTGCGCACGGCAGCCACGGCGCGCTGCACGAAACCGATGGTCGGCTGCGTCTGCGCCATTTCGGCCAGCACTTCCTCTGCCGCTGAAAGCCGGTCACGCTCGCTCATGGCCGCCCAGGTAGCCACATCGCTCATGCCCTTGGCCACCATGCCGTACTCGCGCGCCTTGGCCAGCACGTCCTTGCGGCGCATCGTGCCCATCTGCTGCAGGATGGGTTTCAGGCCATCCCCGAACACACCGCGCAGCCCGTAGTGGCCCAGCGCCTCGTGAAACAGCACCTCGGCAATCTGCTCGGGGCCCTTGAGCACGTCCGACAGCAGGTACACCTTGCCCTGGTAGATGAAACCGCGGGCCTCGCCGTCGCTGCCCTGGCTCTTGAGCTGTTCGTCGTAGTCGCGCACGCGCTGCGGGATCTTGGGGTCTTGCATGTTGCGGGCCACGATGATCTCGGGCGCGCGGGTCCACTGGGCGGTCAGGCCATCGACCAGCATCTGCGTGGCCACCAGGCGGGCATTGCTGTCGGCGGTGGGGGCTGGGCCCTCTGCATAGAGCGCGGCCACGGCCTGCTCAGGGGACAGTCCTGCCTGCGCCTCCCTGTCGAACGATGGCGAATTGGCCCGGCGGTAGCCAGAGAGCTGCTTGTCCGTTAGAATCTTTGCTGTTCCCCGCGATGCTTGCTCGACCCTGGACAATTGCAGTCCAGACGGAGCAAGGATTTCGGGGAATTTCTTTTTGTCGACGTAGCGCGTGAGGCCATCAGCCGCCCAACGCATCCACGGTGTGCGGCCAGCGGCATCAAACGCATTCACCAACAGGTGAACCTGCATCCCACCGACTGCCGTGTTCGGCTCCAGAATCATGCGCACTGGTGCACCGTTCACGAGCTCGGGAGCGATGAGCACCAATCGCCCGGGCACCGTATCGCTGTCAAAGGCCGCTGCAGGGTTGTCCAACCATTCCGGGATCTTCTTCCACACCTCAGCCGTCATGCGCTGGTGGTTGTCCTGCCCCTGGCGCACCTTCCCCTCTGCAAGGACCACCGGCTGATCGGGATAGCCCAGCAGACCAAGAACATCCGACCGATCCAAAACCTTCGCCCCCATGCGCGACGCTGTATCGCCCGCAAACAGAGCGTCAATGCGCGACTCGTAGGCGCTCTTGGTGCCTTGCGAGCGGCTGAACATCGCCACGCCCTTGTCCGTCTCCCTGGTCTTGATGGTGCTGGCCAGCTTGTCGAATGCCGCGTTGATACGCGCACGCTCTTCGCCTGTCGGGTATGGGTTGCCCTTGTAGGCGCCGCCGGCAAAGCGGTCCTCTTCCACCCCGTGCACCAGGTAGTCCGACTTGGAACCCATGGCGGTCACGCGATCGAATACCCAGCTCTCAAAAGCCCGGGCAAACATTTCCGTGGGGCGGACCCAGTAGCCGTCCGTGGATTTGCCCGACAGCTTTTGCGCCTGGCTCGCGTACTCGCTGCGCCCGCGGCCGGCGTACATTGTTCCCTCGGGGTCGCCGCGCATCTCGTTCAGGGCCTGCTGCTTGTTCTGCACCATGTTCTGGTACATGGCCTTGAGGTCTGGTTGCTGCTCGTTGCGCGCCAGCGCTTCCGTGCGCTCTAGGTCGAGCTCATGGCTGCGCACCATTTCCGCCTTGGTGATCTGCTTGCTGAACAGGGCGCGCATCACGCCGTCGAACGCAGCGGCCATCTCGGGCCGCAGGTTGTCCAGGCGCATCTTTTCGACGTTCTTCCACTCGTTGCCAACCTTCTCCATGCGCTTGCGCGGCACGCCCATGTACTGGTCCTCGGAATACCAGCCCGAAGCGCCGCGCGCCTGCGTGGTGTACGCATCCGGTTTATCCAACTCACCAAAGTAGTGATCCATGGCGTGCGCCCATTCGTGGGCCATCGAGCCGCCGCCGCGAATCTTGGTCATGTTGATGACCAACTTGCCGGGTTCGTAGTGGGCGGCGAAACGGCCGCCGCCACGGGCGCCGAAGGCCATGCCCAGCGTGCCGTTCAGGCTCATAGCCTTGGGTGGCACGCCCATGATTTCGGCCAGGTCCATCAGGCCGTCATAGGCCATGTTCAGGATGCGCTGGCGCTCGTCCTGGGCGGACCAGTTGCCGAACTCGATGCCACGGAACCCCAGGTCGTTCACGAAGTCGTCGGCCTTCACGTCGCGGTCGATGCGCCGGGGCATGTTCTCGCGCTTGAGCTCGTCCAGGTTGGGGCGCACAGGCTCGGGCTTGCCGTCCTTCTTGCCCTTCATGTCGCGCTCATAGACCGTGGCCGCCGCAGCTTCGGCATCGGCTTTGCTTGCTGCGAAGGCAACCGCCTTGTTGTCCTTGGTGACAACACGGTAGAACCCGTCCAGGATCTGCTCGCGGGTCAATGGCGTGCCCACTTCGGCGGAGCGCGCCATGTAGATTTCGACGCCGCGCTCGGTCGTGCCGGGCCCGCCCTCTTCCCGGCCCACCACCAGGCGGGTTTTCCAGGGCGCTCCCTTTGCGGGGAAACCGTCCTGAACCATCTTCTTGGCCTTCATCAGGTCCGCACCACCCAGAACAAAAGGGTCGCTCCGCCCCTTGTAGACGGAGAACATCAGTTCACGCGCGGCGGTCTTGGCCTGCGGTTCGATGGTGTTCAGCCCGGCGCGCTGACGAATCGCCTGGTAAGCATTCCGCACCGCCTCGGGGCCTCTTGCCTCGGTGAGCACGTCGCGCACGATGCGCATCATCTGCACATACTGGCGGCGCCCCTCGGGCGTGTTCTTCTTCGGCTTGGCAGCCAGCTGGTCATAGATGGTCTTCACCATCGCCGCGGTCACGGGCTCGGATGCCTCAGACATCGCTTCGTAGTCGGGCCTCCACACATTCGCCTTGGTGGCCAGCTCGGCGCCCTCGGATTCCGTCATGGCATCGAGGTCTTCCAGATTCAGGCCGCGCTCTTTCCAGCGGTCCTTGCGCGCACCGCCGATCTTCTGGCCTGCGTCTTGGATGGGTTGCGGTGCGGTGGCGGTCGGGGGTAAACTTGTGCTCGCGCTGGCATCCGGGCGAGTTGTGTCATCCCGGTTGACAACGTCGGCAGTGTTCATCGTCGTGCCGTCGCCAGCGCCCTTTTCGTAAGCGGTCAAAAGCCAGACCTTACGATCACCCTTCCAGTCCAGGCTGACTGCGGCTTCACCACCCTCACTTACCAAACGCACGCGGTTTTTCCCAGATCGCTTTGGGTCTTTGGCCAGTGTGCTCAGGAATCCCTGGAGGTCATCCAGCACTTCTGGGTGAAACTTCTGCAGCTTGGCCAGGCCGAACCCGTCCTTGTTCCCGGTACCCTCCTCTCCCCACACCAGATCGATATCACCCACATCCGGGTGATTCAGCGCAGCAACCGCCTCGCCATCCTGCAGCTCGGTCAGCGCTTTGATGGCGCCTTGGGCGTCGCCACGGTATTGCGTAAGGATGGGACCGAACGGGCCCGTTTCAGCCTGTGCCGGCTGCGTCTCTTTTCCAGAATCGGCCGGGTCTACCTGCATCGTGGTGGACTGCGTGCTGGCCGGGGCGTTTGCTGGCGCATCGGACGCTTCGGCAGTTGAAGAAACTGCCGCGCGCTGGATGGGCCCCGCCTTCAATTCTTTAGCGTCCGGCTGCGTTTCATGCACTCGTACTCGCCCACGCACGCCGGGTTCATCCACCCAGACATCGCCATCCTTGCGCACCGCCCGTACTGTCACTGACCAGCGGCCGTTTTCATCCGGCGGGGAGTACGCCACTACGCGGTCGTATCCACCATAACCCTTTACGATGTTGCCAGGCGTAAAGTAGTCGGCACGAGCGGCCTGGGCTTCCTTCGCCCTGGCCGCCACGCTCTTGGGTTTAGATTTCTCTCGGGGCAAGGCATCAGCTTTCGCGGCATTCTTTTCGGCCCTCTCCCGCTTCAATCGCTGCGGGACCGTTTCGGCCGAAGCCGCCGCCTCTCCCTGCGCGCCTGCCGCTGGCGCTGCTTGCGCTCCAGTGTTCTCAGCCTGGGCGTCATCGGTCAGTGCCCGAACTTCTGGTGTGCCAGCAGTGGCTGGCGTGCCTGCGTCGCTGGTGGCTGGCTCTGCGGCTGGCGCTGCTCCTGCTTGCGCTGGTTGCGGGCTTGCTTGCTGGGCTTGATCGGCTTGAGGGCCATTGGGGCTTCCTTGGGCGGTTGAGAAATCGTTGGCTACCCCAGCGGCTTCCACGGCGGGGGCGGCGGCGGCTCCGGGTGCCTCGGCGGCAGCGGGTGCTGGCTCTTGGGTAGCCTGGGCATTGCCGGCCTCCTGTTGCTTGCGGGTGCGGATCTGCGCCAGCGCATCCTTGAGCCCGAACCCGGGGCCGGGGCGCGCAGTGGCGCCGGCCTGGCCCATCGTCGCGACAGGCGTGCCAGAAAAGTTGCCGGGCTGGCGGGGTGCTACTTGGCTGGCTTGGCCGGCCGCATCTGCTCCAGCGCCTTCGCGCGGGCCTGCGGGCTCATTCGCTTGAGTGCCAGCATCGACTGCAGCACTGCCTTGCGGGCTGACGGATTGGCGGGAAGTGGCAATGGCATCTTGAATGTCCTCGTCGGTCGCGCCCAGTGAGCGCAGAAAATCGGCTTCGCTGACGTTGCTTGCAGCATCGAAGTCGGGGATGTCGTCGTCGTTCTCGAAGTAGCGGGCCACCACAGGCTCGGAATCGACGCCGGCAAAGAACTGCTCATAGGCCGCCTGGTCGCGGGCGTCCGCTTCTTCCAGGCTGATGGGCGCGGGCTCGGGCTGCTCCACCACGGGCGGCTGCATGGCATCGGTCACGCCGGTGTCAATGGCGGTCAGCGCGGCGGCCGACAGTGCGCCGCCCTGCTCTGCGGCTGCGGATACCTGCTCGCGCACGGGGTCGATGGCCTTGGGCTCTACATCTGTCACATCGCCCACATAGCCGGGCGCTTGATAGGCCGGGGTGCGTGCGGTGCCGTCCGCGCCCACGGCAATCACACCCTGCTCGGGGGC encodes the following:
- a CDS encoding PLxRFG domain-containing protein, which codes for MSQIDDFLSGKPAGSQPVKKSEIDAFLGAADPGIGARVKQGASRALDSARTALTDDPNKIAQIASDQARTALPQSETQRQMAQEMAPYVDAANKAQGVVENVKTWGAAGLKRAGQLLSNPGEAGKMIAEQLPNSIPGMAGGLAGAKLGAMAGTAVAPGVGTLVGGVVGGVAGGFAGRYGLEKGAAMQEQVQKEAQARGIDIQKQDQVSAMVGEKLPEFESAARRKGVGTAGTDAVLNVATMGLAGVGGRTLAKEARTLADAVKAGTISAADASATLARLEATNAARNTLGAKALRGTGVVGAEMVGEGASEAVGQKLAYDNVDAGEVIDESLMGLGSGGAMALGSKAFNKAAGVVDQDATTQTLEAVRQGVDAMGQPLDVAPGQPPAPGPTLALPAPEQGVIAVGADGTARTPAYQAPGYVGDVTDVEPKAIDPVREQVSAAAEQGGALSAAALTAIDTGVTDAMQPPVVEQPEPAPISLEEADARDQAAYEQFFAGVDSEPVVARYFENDDDIPDFDAASNVSEADFLRSLGATDEDIQDAIATSRQSVSPQGSAAVDAGTQANEPAGPREGAGADAAGQASQVAPRQPGNFSGTPVATMGQAGATARPGPGFGLKDALAQIRTRKQQEAGNAQATQEPAPAAAEAPGAAAAPAVEAAGVANDFSTAQGSPNGPQADQAQQASPQPAQAGAAPAAEPATSDAGTPATAGTPEVRALTDDAQAENTGAQAAPAAGAQGEAAASAETVPQRLKRERAEKNAAKADALPREKSKPKSVAARAKEAQAARADYFTPGNIVKGYGGYDRVVAYSPPDENGRWSVTVRAVRKDGDVWVDEPGVRGRVRVHETQPDAKELKAGPIQRAAVSSTAEASDAPANAPASTQSTTMQVDPADSGKETQPAQAETGPFGPILTQYRGDAQGAIKALTELQDGEAVAALNHPDVGDIDLVWGEEGTGNKDGFGLAKLQKFHPEVLDDLQGFLSTLAKDPKRSGKNRVRLVSEGGEAAVSLDWKGDRKVWLLTAYEKGAGDGTTMNTADVVNRDDTTRPDASASTSLPPTATAPQPIQDAGQKIGGARKDRWKERGLNLEDLDAMTESEGAELATKANVWRPDYEAMSEASEPVTAAMVKTIYDQLAAKPKKNTPEGRRQYVQMMRIVRDVLTEARGPEAVRNAYQAIRQRAGLNTIEPQAKTAARELMFSVYKGRSDPFVLGGADLMKAKKMVQDGFPAKGAPWKTRLVVGREEGGPGTTERGVEIYMARSAEVGTPLTREQILDGFYRVVTKDNKAVAFAASKADAEAAAATVYERDMKGKKDGKPEPVRPNLDELKRENMPRRIDRDVKADDFVNDLGFRGIEFGNWSAQDERQRILNMAYDGLMDLAEIMGVPPKAMSLNGTLGMAFGARGGGRFAAHYEPGKLVINMTKIRGGGSMAHEWAHAMDHYFGELDKPDAYTTQARGASGWYSEDQYMGVPRKRMEKVGNEWKNVEKMRLDNLRPEMAAAFDGVMRALFSKQITKAEMVRSHELDLERTEALARNEQQPDLKAMYQNMVQNKQQALNEMRGDPEGTMYAGRGRSEYASQAQKLSGKSTDGYWVRPTEMFARAFESWVFDRVTAMGSKSDYLVHGVEEDRFAGGAYKGNPYPTGEERARINAAFDKLASTIKTRETDKGVAMFSRSQGTKSAYESRIDALFAGDTASRMGAKVLDRSDVLGLLGYPDQPVVLAEGKVRQGQDNHQRMTAEVWKKIPEWLDNPAAAFDSDTVPGRLVLIAPELVNGAPVRMILEPNTAVGGMQVHLLVNAFDAAGRTPWMRWAADGLTRYVDKKKFPEILAPSGLQLSRVEQASRGTAKILTDKQLSGYRRANSPSFDREAQAGLSPEQAVAALYAEGPAPTADSNARLVATQMLVDGLTAQWTRAPEIIVARNMQDPKIPQRVRDYDEQLKSQGSDGEARGFIYQGKVYLLSDVLKGPEQIAEVLFHEALGHYGLRGVFGDGLKPILQQMGTMRRKDVLAKAREYGMVAKGMSDVATWAAMSERDRLSAAEEVLAEMAQTQPTIGFVQRAVAAVRTWLRANVPGFKNLALTDAEIIRSYILPARGFVTRSSETPQQSLERAMMAFSRGASGTEAALRELAAEAQAPGNANKTVVLGQVSPQQLELLQREGVPVDGGFTHAADMFAVRHALKRHGDAAVEAKQGQLPLGEADIAAVPKIIASADALILGAKTPRGQDIVGSLKRMPDGTVLYLEEVRSGRKTLAMTSMRKYPGTTDFEAIKDRIVPSYARSDTGDVRIVYPEGSPGQGQDPDDTRINFSRTTAAAKAVGDSLKSITVSNIKQRAGFKATDYLGLGLQSLGRRQIVDIYGDMLPMTEYNRLVQQMEADKNEGGAEADQLVTRWAKLPDEGKLADLMHDATLAQIDPAKPYVEGDDKARYMSLQGRFKVLSDGAQKAYIDTRDAYQSHHEKVRSAIKERIERSEIKGERKAALLKQMDDEFFKAVKGVYFPLARFGQYVVTVKGPDGKVESVSRAETMDEANSLRGSLLSAFQRDKGFTVGRVMLSKEFVAERDAVGRGFMTELYQVLDKQDMDAVQRAELEDTLGQLYLSSLPDLSWAKHGIHRKGTPGFSQDARRAYAQNMFHGARYLAKLRYSDLMQNELVAMQKHVDDWREVEGFDQPSAQRVVDEMNKRHETLMNPKSNALSTALTSFGFVFHLGLSPASAMVNLSQTALVAYPVMGAKWGYGKASAALLKASAEAAKGKNDITGSLNEDERAAYDEAVRAGTIDVTMAHDLAGIAQGEDAGVMWKIRPVMRWASFLFHHAERFNRQVTFVAAYRLAREAGTDQKAAFEQATKATYDGHFDYAAANRPRIMQGNVAKVVLLFKQYGQNMVYTLARNAQQAIKAETPEARAQARKTLGGLLATHAAAAGVLGLPMVTTLLAAASMIGGDDDEPWDAKVALQNMLADTFGQKPAEVMSRGLSRLTPWDISGRVGLDKLIFPDVQEGLEGQRLAESAMAAALGPVAGIGVNLLKGLQDMAQGQYARGLESMMPAALRGPIKSVRYEAEGVQDKTGIVVKDEVSAAGVVGQFLGFSPSEVRNATEGKSAIAQRDRALGERRQELLTKAARATMDKDAEARAEALKEIERFNEKNPGRRITAINIVQSVRNRQKRIDQAEGGVYLPRNRRDAMDAGRFANAD